A window of Gammaproteobacteria bacterium genomic DNA:
AATTTCATTCGTTTTGATCAGGTCAATCGATTGGGTTCCACTACGGCAGGGCGACGTTCACTGGAAAATTTAGGCGATTTTCAGCACGCTTATGAAAATTACTTGAGGATGAATGACGAGAAAGGATTGATGCTGTTTAAAGCAGCAATATGGACTTACAATATTGGACTGGCCGCATTGGCTGTGGACAACGGGTCGGCAAGCCAAGTTTCCGTTCCGGCAAACACACAGACGGCTGCACTGATTAAAGAGATGTATCGATTTGATGCGCCGGCAGGGGTTTTGACCCGAATGCAGGAAATTAATGGTTTGTTACAGAAGCAAAACTTGGATCGACGTGAGTTGAGGGTTCTAATTAGTAAAATTAAGCAGCTGCGCGAGTTGTTGGCGTAGTAGTTGGCTGGTTGAATGAGGTTTTTTTAAAGACCGACCATTCGCCGATATAGCAGTTTGAGGAAGAACATCAGGAGGATACGGAGATCCTGGGGAGAGTACTAACGTGAAAGTTTCACGCTTGTTGATGATTACCGTATTGCTGGCGACAACCTGGCAAGGGGCGGCTGCGTCTATCGTTCCTAACCCTAAGGAGCGGATTGAGTATTGGCGTAAGAACTACAAAGAATTGACGGCGGAACAAGATCCTCGAGTGAGTAAAGCACGGGAAATATTTACCCGTGTATTAAATGCTGCAGGTAGCCGCCATGGTGTACACCCCCGACTGCATATTATCGCGCAAGATCCACTCAATATAACTCTGCCTATTTCCATTCCCGACGGTTGGGTGGTGTTGTCCAAAGGTGTGCTGGAGTTGTGCTACAAGGATGGTCATGATGGCGATGATCGCCTCGCCTTTGTTATGGCTCATGAAATTGCCCATTTGTTGGACGATGATTTTTGGCATATTAATTTTTTTAACGCCATTGAGTTGTCCAAACGCAAAGGTTTGGCGGATGAGTTTGTATTGAATCAAATCCGTGGGATTGTGGGGGAGACCAATAAAGTACAGGCCAAGGAATTACGAGCGGATGAAAAAGGGATATTGTTCGCATCCATGGCGGGCTTTAACACAGACGCCATAGTCAATGTCAGCGGCGACACGGGTTTTTTTGCTCAATGGGAGTCACTGCTCAATCCCCATCGGGTGAAACAGCGCCGGCCTCGATCACTAAATAATGTTAAAGCAGAAAATTCCACGCATCCCTCTTCAGTACAACGAAATACCGCCATAATAACCCGTTTGCGCCAAGTGTCCGCTCAAGCCGAGCTGTTTGATTTGGGTTTGCTCTTCTACCAAATGGGAGATTTTGAAAGGGCGATTGATGCGTTTGGTGAGTTTCAACGCCACTATCCCGGTCGGGAAGTGCATCACAATCTTGCGGTCAGCCACCATCAACAGGCTTTGAAGTTGCTGAGTGGAATCAATGACTCGCCTGCGGCACAGTTTAAGTTAGCTCTGGCTGTAGACCCCGTAACTCGTGCAGCGCAAACCAGTTTTCGGGGGCCGGAGCACAATGAGTTTCAGTTTAAACAGCATATGGCAGTCGCTACCGAGTATTACCGCACCGCGATTAAACAGGATCCCACCTATATACTAGCCTACAAAAATCTAGGTAGTGCTTATATTGTCAATGATGAGCCCTTTAAAGCCATTGCTATATTAAAGGATGCTTTGAAGCAAGCGCCCGATAACAGTGGTCTGTTGAACGCCATGGGCGTGGCGTTTCATTTTTCGGAAAACAGTCTCAAGGCGCAGGATTATCTGCGTCGTGCCATGAGTCAAAGCAGCGGCTTTGCTGATCCCTTGTACAATTTGGGAATGATGGCTTATCTCGGAAACAATATGGAAGCGGCCAGGAGGTATTGGAAACAATATCTGGAACTGGACTCTAACAGTAATTGGGCGAAAACCTTGCGCAGTCGCTACAAAGTGGATACGCAACTGGCCGTGTCTCGTGGCTTGATTTCAGTAAAAAACGAAATGCTGTCCGGCTTGCAGGTGGGGCACTATGCGGATGAAATTCCCCGTAGCTGGGGTAAAGGGGCGGTAAAATTGGTGTCTTTTAAGGATGCTCCCTTTACTACATCCGAATACGGCAATGGTATCACCACGTTGGCAGAAGGCGATGAGATTAGAGCGGTTCTCGCCGGTCTGGACTATGGCGGCGCCAGCAACCGCGGCATTAAAATTGGGGTTTCGCAAGAGCAGGTGCTTAGCGCCTATGGTGTACCGTCATCTACATTAAATACGACTCTGGGGGCCAGTTGGGTTTACGCCAAAGAGCGCATAACTTTTCAAATCAGGGACAATTCTGTGGTTTCCTGGGTCATTTTTTGATTTCAATAGCGCAAGAGCATGGGTTAAAAGAGAGAGTACATATGGGTTGTAATTTTGAGGGTAAGCAGTTTTTCCCAAAACGGTACATAGGTTTGGTTGTGGGTTTTTCCCTGTTGTTGGCGCAGAATGTTTTCGCCCTTGCAGAGAATGCGAAACCGGAAATCTCATCAGGAATTGCGGATACTGATAATAAAACCAGAGCCGTGGAGTTGTTTAGTCTTGGGGAGTTCGGTGAGTCTATTGCCTATTGGAAAGCCGCACTTGCACAGGATCAGGCCAGCGGTGATACAGAGGGGCAGGTTATTTCCTTGTACAACCTGTCCATTGCTCAACGGTCTGTAGGCGCTGTGACTAAGGCAATACGTAGTTTACAAGAAGCTTGGCGCCGTGGGGTGAAAATCCACAACCCGGAACTCAAGGCGAGAATCAAAAGTAGTTTGGGTAGTTTGTTTTTGTATTCCGGGAAACAGGAAAAAGCGCTGGAATTGCTGCGTCAGGCGCGTCGGGATGCGGTGGCGATTAAGGATTGGGAACTGGAGTCCATGGTTTTAAATGATCTTGGGAATCTTTATGCTGCACGGTCGCAGTATGACCTGGCATTGGGTACCTTTGAATTTGCCGCTTTGCTGGGTGAGCAAAACAAGAGTCCCTTGTTAACGGCCAAAGCCAATACCAACATCACCTCGGTGTTGGTACAGCAAGGACGTGCGAAGGCGGCCAGTCGCAGTGCCGTTTCCGTATTACGTGGCTTACGGTCTCAATCGGTTTCCTATGAGTCCGTAATGATCTTGGCGAGTTTAGCCCAAGCTGTACAAGGTGTTATGCAATTGCCACTAAAACCTCAGGATCGGCTGGACCGCAAACAAATGGTTCATGAGGTGGTCAGGGCGATTAATCAGACCACAGATTTTCTCGATCGCTTGGCCAGCGGTCGTTTAGCATCGCGCGTCTATGGTGCTATGGCGGCTATTTATGAGGCAGCTGAACAATGGGGTGATGCGGCTGCGTTAAATAGCAAGGCGATTTTTGAGGCACAAAAAGGCGAGTCCACCGATTTGTTATACCAGTGGCAGTGGCAAGCGGGGCGAATTTATAACAAACTGGGGCAGCAAGACGACTCGATTAGGGCTTACCGACTGGCTGTAAATGCCTTGCAGCCCATTCGTCAGGAACTGAGTAAGCGGCAATTGGGTAAAGATTCCCGGTTTTCAGAGACGCAAGGCAATGTCTATTTGGAGTTGACTGACAACTTGCTGAGAAAAACGGATAATTTAAGCAATCCTCGTCAGCGAACCCAATTGCTATTGGAAGCCAGAAATACCATGGAGCTGCAAAAAGAGGCTGAATTACAGGATTATTTTAAAGACAGTTGTGTTGTTAATGCCAAGAACAACATTAAACACATTGATGAAACACTGGCGGATAATACGGCTGTTTTGTATCCCATATTACTTCCCGATCGTACGGAATTACTGGTGAGCTTTGGCTCGGGGATGGAGCGATATACGGTTAAGAAAACCGAGGCAGAGGTTACTGAGGAGGTTAGAGCCCTACGGGTTCGCTTGGAAAGTCTGCGCACACGAGCCTATTTGCCTCATGCTCGAAAATTGTATCAATGGTTGATTCAGCCCATGGAAGCGGATTTTCAAAAACGCGGTATTAACACCTTGGTTATGGTGGCAGATAAATCCTTGCGTACCATCCCCATGTCCGTGTTGCATGATGGAGAGC
This region includes:
- a CDS encoding M48 family metalloprotease, which translates into the protein MKVSRLLMITVLLATTWQGAAASIVPNPKERIEYWRKNYKELTAEQDPRVSKAREIFTRVLNAAGSRHGVHPRLHIIAQDPLNITLPISIPDGWVVLSKGVLELCYKDGHDGDDRLAFVMAHEIAHLLDDDFWHINFFNAIELSKRKGLADEFVLNQIRGIVGETNKVQAKELRADEKGILFASMAGFNTDAIVNVSGDTGFFAQWESLLNPHRVKQRRPRSLNNVKAENSTHPSSVQRNTAIITRLRQVSAQAELFDLGLLFYQMGDFERAIDAFGEFQRHYPGREVHHNLAVSHHQQALKLLSGINDSPAAQFKLALAVDPVTRAAQTSFRGPEHNEFQFKQHMAVATEYYRTAIKQDPTYILAYKNLGSAYIVNDEPFKAIAILKDALKQAPDNSGLLNAMGVAFHFSENSLKAQDYLRRAMSQSSGFADPLYNLGMMAYLGNNMEAARRYWKQYLELDSNSNWAKTLRSRYKVDTQLAVSRGLISVKNEMLSGLQVGHYADEIPRSWGKGAVKLVSFKDAPFTTSEYGNGITTLAEGDEIRAVLAGLDYGGASNRGIKIGVSQEQVLSAYGVPSSTLNTTLGASWVYAKERITFQIRDNSVVSWVIF
- a CDS encoding CHAT domain-containing protein, yielding MGCNFEGKQFFPKRYIGLVVGFSLLLAQNVFALAENAKPEISSGIADTDNKTRAVELFSLGEFGESIAYWKAALAQDQASGDTEGQVISLYNLSIAQRSVGAVTKAIRSLQEAWRRGVKIHNPELKARIKSSLGSLFLYSGKQEKALELLRQARRDAVAIKDWELESMVLNDLGNLYAARSQYDLALGTFEFAALLGEQNKSPLLTAKANTNITSVLVQQGRAKAASRSAVSVLRGLRSQSVSYESVMILASLAQAVQGVMQLPLKPQDRLDRKQMVHEVVRAINQTTDFLDRLASGRLASRVYGAMAAIYEAAEQWGDAAALNSKAIFEAQKGESTDLLYQWQWQAGRIYNKLGQQDDSIRAYRLAVNALQPIRQELSKRQLGKDSRFSETQGNVYLELTDNLLRKTDNLSNPRQRTQLLLEARNTMELQKEAELQDYFKDSCVVNAKNNIKHIDETLADNTAVLYPILLPDRTELLVSFGSGMERYTVKKTEAEVTEEVRALRVRLESLRTRAYLPHARKLYQWLIQPMEADFQKRGINTLVMVADKSLRTIPMSVLHDGEQFLINKYALATSPGLKLTDPRPLQRDNLQILLSGLSESVQGFPALQYVRGELEEIQDLYVGKLLLNREFVSASVAKALRDTNYSVTHIASHSVFSGDVEQSYILTYDDRITVDQLGQFAALSRSRSKPIELLTLSACQTAAGDDRAALGLAGVAIKSGARSALASLWAINDQASAVLITEFYRQLRDPVVTKAQALQRAQSKLMQNVRYRHPGYWSPFLLIGNWL